From the genome of Deltaproteobacteria bacterium, one region includes:
- a CDS encoding Crp/Fnr family transcriptional regulator — protein sequence MLKDIALFSALNDDELRQLQGVAVTKVFPRNTIIINEGDSSTSIYVILSGQVKVVLGDERGNEMILSILGPGEYFGELALLDGEPRSACVMARERTEALVISRNDFVRIFSLSPKALGLLRGLTERLRDANEKIRELAFMDVYSRVARLITQQAAMRKGHLVVEGRMTHQEMAQVIGASREMVTRILKKLTEEGYISVERQKIEVHKNLPYTF from the coding sequence ATGCTCAAGGACATCGCATTGTTCTCGGCCCTGAACGACGACGAACTCAGGCAACTGCAGGGGGTGGCTGTCACCAAGGTCTTTCCCAGGAACACGATCATCATCAACGAAGGCGACTCCTCGACCTCGATCTACGTCATTCTTTCAGGCCAGGTGAAGGTAGTCCTTGGGGACGAGCGGGGCAACGAGATGATTCTGTCCATTCTTGGGCCCGGCGAGTACTTCGGCGAGCTGGCCCTTTTGGACGGTGAACCGCGATCGGCCTGCGTCATGGCCCGGGAGCGGACCGAGGCTCTGGTCATTTCGAGAAACGATTTCGTCCGGATCTTTTCCCTTTCTCCCAAGGCCCTTGGTCTTTTGCGGGGGTTGACCGAACGTCTGCGGGACGCCAACGAGAAGATCCGGGAATTGGCCTTCATGGACGTCTACAGCCGAGTGGCCCGGCTCATCACCCAGCAGGCGGCCATGCGCAAAGGACATTTGGTGGTGGAGGGGCGGATGACCCATCAGGAAATGGCCCAGGTCATCGGCGCGTCCAGGGAGATGGTCACCAGGATTCTCAAGAAGCTGACCGAAGAGGGCTACATCTCGGTGGAACGGCAGAAGATCGAGGTCCACAAGAATCTGCCCTATACCTTTTGA
- a CDS encoding DegT/DnrJ/EryC1/StrS family aminotransferase — MREKFLVFGAPNLGQEEIDEVVDSLRSGWIGTGPKVARFEAEFRTHVGAAHSVAVNSCTAALHLAILAAGIGHGDEVVTTPLTFCATVNAIIHAGATPVLADIDPVTMNIAPEAIRRAITPKTKAILPVHFAGRPCDMDAIMALAEEFGLTVIEDCAHAVEARWHGRPVGTFGRFGCFSFYVTKNVVTGEGGMVVTDDAEAAGRIKVLALHGMSSDAWQRFGDSGYKHYMVTEAGFKYNMMDIQAAMGIHQLRKVEHNREKRKKIWKRYMEALAPLPVTLPTPFEPNTRHGLHLFTLLIDPDRAGINRDAFLQSMTRMKIGLGVHYLALPEHPHYWQRFGWRPEQWPQATRIGRQTVSIPLSPGLSDQDVEDVVEAVRLCLP, encoded by the coding sequence ATGCGAGAAAAATTCCTGGTCTTTGGCGCCCCGAACCTGGGGCAGGAAGAAATCGACGAGGTCGTGGACTCCCTGCGCTCCGGATGGATCGGCACCGGCCCCAAGGTGGCTCGATTCGAGGCCGAGTTCCGGACCCATGTCGGTGCCGCCCATTCCGTGGCCGTAAACTCCTGCACGGCGGCCCTGCATCTGGCCATTCTGGCCGCAGGCATCGGCCACGGAGACGAGGTCGTCACCACCCCTCTGACCTTTTGCGCCACGGTCAACGCCATCATCCACGCCGGGGCCACGCCCGTCCTGGCCGACATCGATCCGGTGACCATGAACATCGCCCCAGAGGCCATACGCCGGGCCATCACCCCAAAGACCAAGGCCATCCTCCCGGTCCACTTCGCAGGGCGGCCCTGCGACATGGACGCCATCATGGCCTTGGCCGAAGAATTCGGCCTGACCGTCATCGAGGACTGCGCCCACGCTGTGGAGGCCAGGTGGCACGGCCGCCCGGTGGGAACCTTCGGCCGCTTCGGATGCTTCAGCTTCTACGTGACCAAGAACGTGGTCACCGGCGAGGGGGGCATGGTCGTCACCGACGACGCCGAGGCCGCGGGCCGCATCAAGGTCCTGGCCCTGCACGGCATGAGCAGCGACGCCTGGCAACGATTTGGAGATTCCGGATACAAGCACTACATGGTCACCGAGGCCGGGTTCAAGTACAATATGATGGATATCCAGGCCGCCATGGGCATCCATCAACTGCGAAAGGTCGAACACAACCGGGAAAAACGGAAAAAAATCTGGAAACGCTACATGGAGGCCCTCGCCCCTCTGCCCGTGACCCTGCCAACGCCTTTCGAACCGAACACCCGGCACGGTCTGCACCTCTTCACCCTGCTCATTGATCCCGATCGGGCCGGGATCAATCGGGATGCGTTCCTCCAGTCCATGACTCGAATGAAAATCGGCCTCGGGGTCCATTATCTGGCCCTGCCCGAACACCCTCATTACTGGCAGCGATTCGGGTGGCGTCCGGAGCAATGGCCGCAGGCCACGCGCATCGGCCGACAGACCGTGAGCATTCCCCTCTCTCCGGGGCTGTCCGACCAGGACGTGGAAGACGTTGTCGAGGCGGTCAGGCTTTGCCTGCCCTGA
- the asnB gene encoding asparagine synthase (glutamine-hydrolyzing), protein MGGWVARRSFGRKLGEVSMCGIVGLIDFRERPDPSRVQRAVAALAHRGPDHQGLWSDGQACLGHARLSVIDLDPRSHQPMVDADTGLVLVYNGEIYNFRELRRDLETRGVRFRTEGDSEVLLSAYKVWGLDCLLRLRGMFAFAVWDPGSRTLVLARDRVGKKPLVFSRTSERLVFASEIRALIALGGVDRSLDFEALDLFLCQSYIPAPWTIYRGVRKLEPGCWALMRSGCWETGRYWDPDFRIKQNPDEAQVEDQARSELERAVQERMISDVPLGVMLSGGLDSALVAALMARYSDRPVKSFTVGFDDPRYDEGNEARATAEYLGLDHHELRVESGRELGEVLPRVLGQFGEPYGDDSALPSYILSGMVRSEVTVVLNGDGGDELCG, encoded by the coding sequence ATGGGTGGCTGGGTGGCAAGGCGATCCTTTGGCCGGAAGCTCGGAGAGGTTTCCATGTGCGGCATAGTCGGGCTGATTGACTTTCGGGAGCGGCCGGATCCGAGCCGGGTGCAAAGGGCGGTCGCAGCTCTGGCCCATCGCGGCCCGGACCACCAGGGTCTCTGGTCCGACGGACAAGCCTGTCTGGGCCATGCCAGGCTGTCGGTCATTGATCTGGACCCGCGCAGCCATCAGCCCATGGTCGATGCGGACACGGGCCTGGTTCTGGTCTATAACGGCGAGATCTACAATTTCCGGGAGCTGCGCCGCGATCTGGAGACACGGGGGGTACGCTTCAGGACCGAGGGGGACTCAGAGGTCCTGTTGTCCGCGTACAAGGTCTGGGGGCTGGATTGCCTGCTCCGGCTGCGGGGGATGTTCGCCTTTGCCGTCTGGGACCCGGGTTCCCGGACGCTGGTTCTGGCCCGGGACCGGGTGGGCAAGAAGCCTTTGGTCTTTTCCCGGACCTCCGAGCGACTCGTGTTCGCCTCGGAAATCCGGGCCCTGATCGCCCTTGGTGGAGTGGACCGGAGCCTGGATTTTGAGGCCCTGGATCTCTTTCTCTGTCAATCCTACATCCCCGCCCCCTGGACCATCTATCGGGGCGTGCGGAAGCTTGAACCCGGCTGCTGGGCCCTGATGCGATCGGGATGCTGGGAGACGGGTCGGTACTGGGACCCCGATTTTCGGATCAAGCAAAATCCGGACGAGGCCCAGGTCGAGGACCAGGCCCGGTCCGAACTCGAACGGGCCGTGCAGGAGCGCATGATCAGCGACGTCCCTCTGGGAGTCATGCTCTCGGGCGGACTGGACTCAGCGCTGGTGGCGGCCCTCATGGCCCGGTATTCCGACCGCCCGGTAAAATCCTTCACCGTGGGCTTCGACGACCCCCGCTACGACGAAGGAAACGAGGCCCGGGCCACGGCGGAGTATCTCGGACTTGACCATCATGAACTCCGGGTCGAGTCGGGCAGGGAACTAGGCGAGGTACTTCCCCGGGTCCTGGGACAGTTTGGAGAACCCTACGGTGACGATTCGGCGCTGCCGTCCTATATCCTTTCGGGTATGGTCCGCTCCGAGGTCACCGTGGTTCTAAATGGTGACGGCGGGGATGAGTTGTGTGG
- the smpB gene encoding SsrA-binding protein SmpB, with amino-acid sequence MSKNDPGIKLIAQNRQARRLYEILETEEAGMVLTGSEVKSLRAGRVSFKDGYVRFADGEAHLVGVHVGEYENAGYAGHEPERPRKLLMHKRQILVLAAQVEQKGLTVIPLKMYFRNGKIKIEIGLAKGKHVYDRRDELKRRAVSRDMEREMARFK; translated from the coding sequence ATGAGCAAGAACGACCCGGGCATCAAACTCATCGCCCAGAACCGGCAGGCCAGAAGGCTCTACGAGATTCTGGAAACCGAGGAGGCCGGCATGGTCCTGACCGGTTCCGAGGTCAAGTCGCTCCGGGCCGGACGGGTGAGTTTCAAGGATGGGTATGTCCGGTTCGCCGACGGTGAGGCCCATCTGGTGGGAGTGCATGTCGGGGAATACGAGAACGCCGGCTATGCCGGCCACGAGCCGGAGCGTCCCCGCAAGCTCTTGATGCACAAGCGGCAGATTCTGGTCCTGGCCGCACAGGTGGAACAGAAGGGACTGACGGTCATTCCTTTGAAGATGTATTTCAGGAACGGGAAGATCAAGATCGAGATTGGGCTGGCCAAGGGCAAGCACGTCTACGATCGGCGGGATGAACTCAAGCGCCGGGCGGTTTCCAGGGACATGGAACGAGAGATGGCCCGGTTCAAATAG